One genomic segment of Accipiter gentilis chromosome 29, bAccGen1.1, whole genome shotgun sequence includes these proteins:
- the CACFD1 gene encoding calcium channel flower homolog isoform X2, whose protein sequence is MSSQDEQFQAAAPDPAASSTDDGMTWWYRWLCRIAGVIGGMSCAFAGLWNCVTINPLNIAAGVWMMLNAFVLFLCEAPFCCQFIEFANAVSARADKLRPWQKAAFYCGMAVFPVMLSLTLTTLFGNAIAFATGVLYGLSALGKKGDAISYARIHQQQKQMDEEKLTGALEGQAL, encoded by the exons ATGAGCTCTCAGGATGAGCAGTTCCAAGCTGCAGCCCCTGACCCAGCGGCTTCCTCCACCGATGATGGCATGACCTGGTGGTACAGGTGGCTCTGCAGGATTGCCGGGGTCATCGGGGGCATGT CCTGTGCCTTCGCTGGTCTCTGGAACTGCGTCACCATCAACCCCCTGAACATCGCGGCTGGCGTGTGGATGAT GCTCAACGCCTTTGTCCTGTTCCTGTGCGAAGCCCCCTTCTGCTGCCAGTTTATCGAGTTTGCGAATGCCGTCTCTGCAAGGGCGGACAAGCTGCGGCCCTGGCAGAAAGCCGCTTTCTACTGCGG GATGGCTGTGTTCCCGGTCATGCTCAGCCTGACGTTGACCACGCTCTTTGGAAATGCCATTGCCTTTGCCACCGGGGTGCTTTACGGCCTGTCGGCACTCGGCAAAAA GGGAGATGCCATTTCCTACGCCCGTAtccaccagcagcagaagcaaatggATGAAGAGAAGCTCACGGGCGCCCTAGAGGGACAGGCTCTCTGA
- the CACFD1 gene encoding calcium channel flower homolog isoform X1, whose translation MGEQNRAGVAARSCCRAELGVEASPACQALAPWVCWVGLHGHQSPLCFPACAFAGLWNCVTINPLNIAAGVWMMLNAFVLFLCEAPFCCQFIEFANAVSARADKLRPWQKAAFYCGMAVFPVMLSLTLTTLFGNAIAFATGVLYGLSALGKKGDAISYARIHQQQKQMDEEKLTGALEGQAL comes from the exons ATGGGAGAGCAAAATCGTGCTGGTGTGGCTGCAAGGTCCTgttgcagggcagagctgggagtagaagccagccctgcctgccaggcTCTGGCCCCGTGGGTGTGCTGGGTTGGTCTTCATGGTCACCAAAGTCCTCTTTGCTTTCCAGCCTGTGCCTTCGCTGGTCTCTGGAACTGCGTCACCATCAACCCCCTGAACATCGCGGCTGGCGTGTGGATGAT GCTCAACGCCTTTGTCCTGTTCCTGTGCGAAGCCCCCTTCTGCTGCCAGTTTATCGAGTTTGCGAATGCCGTCTCTGCAAGGGCGGACAAGCTGCGGCCCTGGCAGAAAGCCGCTTTCTACTGCGG GATGGCTGTGTTCCCGGTCATGCTCAGCCTGACGTTGACCACGCTCTTTGGAAATGCCATTGCCTTTGCCACCGGGGTGCTTTACGGCCTGTCGGCACTCGGCAAAAA GGGAGATGCCATTTCCTACGCCCGTAtccaccagcagcagaagcaaatggATGAAGAGAAGCTCACGGGCGCCCTAGAGGGACAGGCTCTCTGA